A window of the Halopseudomonas phragmitis genome harbors these coding sequences:
- a CDS encoding efflux RND transporter periplasmic adaptor subunit, with protein sequence MHTRIIPSTLALLGAAWLLSQLSGCDARGQETAMEPEPATVQVAEVEIRDTTLWGSFTGRLVAPQTVELRPRVSGYIDQVRFEEGELVNQGDVLFIIDQRPYQARERAAAAELERLRSQLALSTSEARRAELLWERRAISREEFEQRSAAQSMAQAALNAAQAALDSVRLDLHYTEVRAPISGRIGRALVTPGNLASADTTVLTTLVSVDPLHVYFDGDQQTSQTSQALLATRPQMPVRVSLPGERSYSHSGHLDFIDNQLNSATGTLQFRAVLANPDGLLRPGQFARVEMPIAALEQAILIDQKAILTDQDRRYVYVLDDDNRAQRRTVQTGQQVDGQLLIRNGLQPGDRVVVNGLQRIMYPGMPVTPEPVVTPAPTRVAQLTEPLQL encoded by the coding sequence ATGCATACCCGTATCATTCCATCCACCCTGGCATTGCTGGGTGCCGCCTGGTTGCTGTCTCAACTCTCCGGCTGCGATGCGCGCGGACAGGAAACAGCCATGGAGCCTGAGCCCGCCACAGTCCAGGTAGCTGAGGTCGAAATCCGCGACACTACTCTGTGGGGCAGCTTTACCGGCCGCCTGGTGGCGCCCCAAACGGTTGAACTGCGCCCACGGGTCAGCGGCTATATCGATCAGGTCCGTTTTGAGGAAGGCGAGCTGGTCAACCAGGGCGATGTGCTGTTCATCATCGATCAGCGTCCCTACCAGGCCCGCGAGCGTGCGGCGGCTGCCGAGCTTGAGCGCTTGCGCAGCCAATTGGCGCTGAGTACCAGCGAGGCCAGGCGCGCCGAACTGCTGTGGGAACGCCGAGCCATTTCACGCGAGGAGTTCGAGCAGCGCAGCGCCGCCCAGTCCATGGCCCAGGCAGCGCTGAACGCAGCCCAGGCGGCGCTCGACAGCGTCCGGCTGGATCTGCACTACACCGAAGTGCGAGCGCCGATCAGCGGTCGAATCGGTCGTGCTCTGGTAACCCCGGGCAACCTGGCCAGCGCTGACACCACTGTGCTGACCACGCTGGTGTCGGTCGACCCGCTGCACGTCTATTTCGACGGCGATCAGCAAACCTCACAGACCAGCCAGGCGCTGCTGGCCACCCGGCCCCAGATGCCGGTACGCGTCAGCCTGCCGGGTGAGCGCAGCTATTCCCACTCTGGCCATCTGGACTTCATCGACAACCAGCTCAACAGCGCCACCGGCACCCTGCAGTTCCGTGCAGTTCTGGCCAACCCTGATGGTCTGTTGCGTCCAGGGCAGTTTGCCCGGGTGGAAATGCCCATCGCCGCACTGGAGCAGGCGATCCTGATCGACCAGAAGGCCATTCTGACTGACCAGGACCGGCGTTATGTCTATGTGCTGGATGACGACAACCGTGCGCAGCGGCGGACCGTGCAGACCGGCCAGCAGGTCGACGGTCAATTGCTGATCCGCAATGGCTTGCAGCCTGGCGATCGGGTCGTGGTCAACGGCCTGCAACGGATCATGTACCCCGGCATGCCGGTAACCCCCGAGCCGGTCGTTACCCCGGCCCCGACCCGGGTGGCCCAGTTGACCGAGCCGCTACAACTCTAA
- a CDS encoding efflux RND transporter permease subunit, producing the protein MNFSRFFVDRPIFASVLSIIIFVVGLISIPLLPVSEYPEVVPPSVLVSASYPGANPKTISETVATPLEEAINGVENMIYMKSVAGSDGSLALSVTFALGTDPDQAQVQVQNRVSQALPRLPEDVRRLGVTTQKQSPNLMMAVHLISPDDSLDATYIRNYAVLNIRDELARIPGVGEAGLFGAGDYAMRLWIDPQQAASLGVTASDISSAVQEQNIQVSAGQIGAPPMPQGSELLIAINARGRLETPEEFGDIVLKTGANGEITRLRDVARIELAASQDALRALLNGRQAVAIPIFQSPGSNALEVSAAVRAKMAELAEAFPEGLSWEVAYDPTVFVSTSIKAVIMTLLEAVALVVLVVILFLQTWRASLIPLLAVPVSIIGTFAVLLLLGFSINTLTLFAMVLAIGIVVDDAIVVVENVERNIEQGLAPLAAAHQAMREVSGPIVAISLVLCAVFVPMAFLDGITGQFYRQFAMTIAIATVISAINSLTLSPALAATLLKPHGAAADLPARVIDRLFGWIFRPFNRFFLRNAERYQHLVGRSLSRRGWVFGVYVLLLAGTALMFSQVPGGFIPTQDKTYLVGSISLPPGATLDRTEAVARQVSDIALATEGVAHAAAFVGFNALQGTNTPNVGTVFILFDDFSQRTRSAEQISEELNGKLATIDEGFAVTFMPPPVFGLGTGSGYSLYVQDRRGAGYGELQQAVDGLALGLSEAPGMFFPFSSYQSNVPQLDAEVDRLQAKAQGVRLDELYATLQLYFGSQYINDFNLFGHTYRVMAQADAPFRDQISDLDHLYTRNAQGDMVPLSSMVSLHESFGPDPVIRYNGYPAADLLGQSDPGILSSAQTLATVTAIAADTLPPGMTLEWTDLSFQQVNQGNAALVVFPLAVLLVFLVLAALYESWVMPLAVILIVPMCLLAALFGVWLSGGDNNIFVQVGLVVLMGLACKNAILIVEFARDLEQQGHDTLSAALEACRLRLRPIIMTSVAFIAGVVPLVLASGAGSEVRNAMGITVFTGMIGVTLFGLLLTPVFYVALRRLAQRRSQTAAPEQTHHA; encoded by the coding sequence GTGAATTTTTCACGCTTTTTCGTCGACCGGCCGATCTTTGCCTCGGTGCTGTCGATCATCATTTTCGTGGTCGGCCTGATCAGCATTCCGCTGCTGCCGGTCAGCGAATACCCCGAGGTAGTACCGCCCAGCGTACTGGTCAGCGCCAGCTACCCCGGCGCCAACCCCAAGACCATCTCGGAGACTGTGGCCACCCCGCTGGAAGAAGCGATCAACGGGGTCGAGAACATGATCTATATGAAGTCGGTGGCCGGCAGCGACGGTAGCCTGGCGCTGAGTGTGACCTTTGCCCTGGGTACCGACCCGGATCAGGCCCAGGTGCAGGTTCAGAATCGGGTCTCGCAGGCGTTGCCAAGACTGCCCGAGGATGTGCGCCGGCTCGGGGTCACCACCCAGAAACAGTCGCCCAACCTGATGATGGCGGTGCACCTGATTTCGCCGGACGACAGCCTGGACGCCACCTATATCCGCAATTACGCGGTGCTCAATATCCGCGATGAGCTGGCACGCATTCCCGGCGTCGGCGAAGCTGGGCTGTTCGGTGCCGGCGACTATGCCATGCGCCTGTGGATCGACCCACAGCAGGCGGCCTCGCTGGGCGTGACTGCCAGCGACATCAGCAGCGCCGTGCAGGAGCAGAATATTCAGGTCTCGGCCGGCCAGATCGGCGCGCCGCCCATGCCGCAGGGCTCGGAACTGCTGATTGCGATCAATGCCCGGGGCCGGCTGGAAACGCCTGAAGAGTTCGGCGACATCGTGCTCAAGACCGGGGCCAACGGCGAAATTACCCGCCTGCGCGATGTCGCACGGATCGAGCTGGCGGCTTCGCAGGACGCTCTGCGGGCCTTGCTCAACGGCCGTCAGGCGGTGGCCATCCCGATTTTCCAGTCGCCCGGCTCCAATGCGCTGGAGGTCTCGGCGGCAGTGCGGGCAAAGATGGCCGAGTTGGCCGAAGCTTTCCCCGAAGGCCTAAGCTGGGAGGTCGCCTACGACCCGACAGTGTTCGTCAGTACCTCGATCAAGGCCGTGATCATGACCCTGCTCGAGGCGGTAGCACTGGTGGTGCTGGTGGTGATCCTGTTCCTGCAGACCTGGCGCGCCTCGCTGATTCCACTGCTGGCGGTACCGGTCTCGATCATCGGTACCTTCGCCGTGTTGCTGCTGCTGGGCTTTTCGATCAACACCCTGACCCTGTTCGCCATGGTCCTGGCGATTGGCATCGTGGTCGATGATGCCATCGTCGTGGTCGAGAACGTCGAGCGCAACATCGAACAGGGTCTGGCACCCCTGGCAGCGGCGCACCAGGCCATGCGCGAAGTCAGCGGGCCGATTGTGGCCATCAGTCTGGTGTTGTGTGCAGTGTTCGTGCCGATGGCCTTTCTCGACGGCATCACCGGTCAGTTCTATCGTCAGTTCGCCATGACCATCGCCATCGCTACTGTGATCTCGGCGATCAATTCGCTGACCCTGTCGCCAGCATTGGCCGCCACCCTGCTGAAACCGCACGGCGCCGCCGCGGACCTGCCGGCGCGAGTGATCGACCGGCTGTTCGGCTGGATTTTCCGGCCGTTCAACCGCTTTTTCCTGCGCAATGCCGAACGTTACCAGCATCTGGTCGGGCGCAGCCTGAGCCGCCGCGGCTGGGTCTTCGGCGTCTATGTCCTGCTGCTGGCCGGTACCGCGCTGATGTTCAGCCAGGTGCCCGGCGGCTTCATTCCGACCCAGGACAAGACCTATCTGGTCGGCAGCATCAGCCTGCCGCCAGGCGCCACCCTGGACCGTACCGAAGCGGTAGCTCGCCAGGTCAGCGACATTGCCCTGGCAACTGAGGGGGTGGCGCATGCGGCAGCGTTTGTCGGCTTCAACGCACTGCAGGGGACCAACACACCGAATGTCGGCACCGTGTTCATCCTGTTCGACGACTTCAGTCAGCGCACGCGCAGCGCCGAACAGATCAGCGAGGAACTCAACGGCAAGCTGGCAACCATCGACGAAGGCTTCGCGGTGACCTTTATGCCGCCGCCAGTGTTCGGCCTGGGCACCGGTTCAGGTTATTCGCTGTATGTGCAGGACCGCCGCGGCGCCGGTTACGGTGAGCTGCAACAGGCCGTCGATGGCCTGGCATTGGGACTCAGCGAGGCTCCAGGCATGTTTTTCCCGTTCAGCTCCTACCAGTCCAACGTGCCGCAACTGGACGCCGAGGTTGACCGCCTGCAGGCCAAGGCCCAGGGGGTGCGGCTGGATGAACTGTACGCCACCCTGCAGTTGTATTTCGGCTCGCAGTACATCAACGACTTCAACCTGTTCGGCCACACCTATCGGGTCATGGCACAGGCCGATGCGCCGTTCCGCGACCAGATCAGCGACCTCGACCATCTCTACACCCGTAACGCTCAGGGCGACATGGTGCCACTCAGCAGCATGGTCAGCCTGCATGAAAGCTTCGGCCCTGACCCGGTGATCCGCTATAACGGCTATCCGGCCGCCGATCTGCTGGGGCAATCCGATCCGGGCATACTGTCGTCGGCCCAGACCCTGGCCACGGTCACTGCGATAGCCGCCGACACCCTGCCGCCGGGCATGACCCTGGAGTGGACCGACCTGAGCTTCCAGCAGGTCAATCAGGGCAATGCCGCGCTGGTGGTATTCCCGCTGGCAGTGCTGCTGGTGTTTCTGGTGCTGGCGGCACTCTACGAGAGCTGGGTCATGCCACTGGCGGTGATCCTGATCGTGCCCATGTGCCTGCTGGCGGCATTGTTCGGGGTCTGGCTGAGCGGAGGCGACAACAACATCTTCGTTCAGGTCGGCCTGGTGGTACTGATGGGGCTGGCGTGCAAAAACGCCATCCTGATTGTCGAGTTCGCCCGGGATCTGGAGCAGCAGGGCCATGACACCCTGAGTGCAGCCCTGGAAGCCTGCCGTCTGCGCCTGCGGCCGATCATCATGACCTCGGTGGCCTTCATCGCCGGCGTGGTCCCGCTGGTATTGGCCAGCGGCGCCGGCAGTGAAGTGCGCAACGCCATGGGGATCACGGTCTTCACCGGCATGATCGGCGTGACCCTGTTCGGCCTGCTGCTGACCCCGGTGTTTTATGTCGCCCTGCGCCGGCTGGCGCAAAGGCGCAGCCAAACCGCAGCCCCGGAGCAAACGCACCATGCATAA
- a CDS encoding efflux transporter outer membrane subunit: MHKSLIITGALILAGCAAGPDYQPPELPALTHFAEDPGVAATDPAVEQHFWRGFDDPLLDSLIAQTLAHNQDLQAGLARYQQAQALLRGARLEQLPSARLNASAGEQYLAELERPVNGRERVERYQAGLALSWELDLFGRLSRLTQAQAAALEASEADLGALQVALIGQLATSYFELRGLQLRHQVAQQNVELQRASLDLVSTWLEAGRGTLLDQVRAEAQLQARQALLPELEASIQVSLHRISVLTGQPPGNWPPALLASQPLPAMPMLISPGTPGELLRRRPDIRAAERRLASSNALIGVASADLFPRFSLDALLGSVAGSGADLFSAGSSSRSLMLGVDWSFLDRGRVNARVDAAQASSAEALADYRQTLLLALEETETWLVRYHRGLDTDARLQQAVAAADIAVAQAQDRYRQGYINYFEVLTAEQELSDLRDRLEQSRTTTALAMVSLYRSLAGAPSPETELLAARTNAGLSGLK; the protein is encoded by the coding sequence ATGCATAAATCGCTCATCATCACTGGCGCATTGATCCTGGCCGGCTGCGCCGCCGGCCCCGACTATCAGCCGCCGGAGCTGCCGGCACTGACACACTTTGCCGAAGATCCGGGTGTGGCGGCGACCGACCCGGCTGTTGAACAGCACTTCTGGCGCGGCTTTGACGACCCGTTGCTCGATAGCCTGATCGCCCAGACCCTGGCCCACAATCAGGACCTGCAGGCCGGGCTGGCCCGTTACCAGCAGGCCCAGGCCCTGCTGCGCGGCGCCCGGCTCGAACAACTGCCCAGTGCGCGCCTGAACGCCAGTGCCGGTGAGCAGTATCTGGCGGAACTGGAACGCCCAGTCAACGGTCGGGAGCGGGTCGAGCGGTACCAGGCCGGGCTGGCGCTGAGCTGGGAGCTGGACCTGTTCGGCCGCCTGAGTCGTCTGACGCAGGCGCAAGCTGCCGCGCTTGAGGCCAGCGAAGCCGATCTGGGCGCCCTGCAGGTTGCCCTGATTGGCCAGTTGGCCACCAGCTACTTCGAGCTGCGCGGTTTGCAGTTGCGTCATCAGGTAGCGCAGCAGAATGTCGAACTGCAACGGGCTTCGCTGGATCTGGTCAGCACCTGGCTGGAAGCCGGACGCGGCACTCTGCTCGATCAGGTACGCGCCGAAGCCCAGTTGCAGGCTCGCCAGGCCCTGCTGCCCGAACTCGAAGCCAGCATCCAGGTCAGCCTGCACCGCATCAGCGTGCTGACCGGCCAGCCACCCGGGAACTGGCCGCCAGCACTGCTTGCCTCCCAGCCATTGCCAGCCATGCCGATGCTGATCAGCCCTGGCACCCCTGGCGAACTGCTGCGCCGCCGACCTGACATTCGTGCCGCCGAGCGACGGCTGGCCAGCAGCAACGCCCTGATTGGGGTGGCCAGTGCCGACCTGTTCCCGCGCTTCAGTCTTGATGCATTGCTGGGCTCCGTAGCTGGCTCCGGTGCCGACCTGTTCAGTGCCGGCAGCAGTTCACGCAGCCTGATGCTGGGGGTCGACTGGAGCTTTCTGGATCGCGGACGAGTCAATGCCCGGGTTGATGCCGCTCAAGCCAGTAGTGCCGAGGCCCTGGCTGACTATCGTCAGACCCTGCTACTGGCGCTGGAGGAGACCGAAACCTGGCTGGTCCGCTACCACCGAGGGCTGGATACCGACGCCCGGCTGCAACAGGCGGTGGCCGCCGCCGATATCGCCGTGGCACAGGCTCAGGACCGCTACCGCCAGGGCTATATCAACTACTTTGAAGTATTGACCGCCGAGCAGGAGCTCAGCGATCTACGTGATCGTCTGGAGCAGAGCCGCACCACCACCGCGCTGGCGATGGTCAGCCTGTATCGCTCGCTGGCCGGAGCCCCAAGCCCGGAAACAGAGCTGTTGGCAGCTCGAACCAATGCAGGCTTAAGCGGTCTGAAATGA
- a CDS encoding DUF4136 domain-containing protein, producing the protein MFRYLSVFPLFMLLAACQSSPIQQDYDPNRSYTQYRSWAWAEPAVSYAPADPRLQSDLTTQRIREAVAGQLDVRGLRPAVAGAEPDLTVRAHLVVENRQDQVTTSYGGHWGGYWRGGWGGPGYYETRTVDYRVGTLQIDLFDAQDNQLVWRGSASEVLRDGEQTPAERSRKMHELAAKVLSRFPPQ; encoded by the coding sequence ATGTTTCGCTACTTGTCAGTGTTCCCGCTGTTCATGCTTCTGGCTGCCTGCCAGAGCAGCCCGATACAACAGGATTATGACCCCAACCGCAGCTATACCCAGTACCGCAGTTGGGCCTGGGCCGAGCCGGCGGTCAGTTATGCCCCGGCCGACCCACGCCTCCAGAGCGACCTGACCACTCAGCGCATTCGTGAAGCGGTGGCCGGGCAGCTGGATGTGCGCGGCCTGCGCCCGGCCGTGGCCGGAGCCGAGCCAGACCTGACCGTGCGCGCTCATCTGGTGGTGGAAAATCGCCAGGATCAGGTCACCACCAGCTACGGTGGACATTGGGGAGGTTACTGGCGTGGCGGCTGGGGCGGCCCGGGCTATTATGAAACCCGCACGGTCGACTACCGGGTTGGCACCCTGCAGATCGACCTGTTCGATGCCCAGGACAACCAGTTGGTCTGGCGCGGTAGTGCCAGCGAAGTTCTGCGCGACGGTGAACAGACACCCGCCGAGCGCAGCCGCAAGATGCACGAACTGGCCGCCAAGGTATTGAGTCGTTTCCCGCCGCAGTGA
- a CDS encoding cupin domain-containing protein: MDVGARLKAIRKLKGLSQRELAKRAGVTNSTISMIEKNSVSPSVSSLKKVLSGIPMSLVDFFSLELEQDAQRQVVYRADELLDIGAGEVTMKLVGKGHPNRAFSFLNEIYPPGSDTGPDMLNHEGEEAGIVVSGQLELTVGSEIYILDTGDSYYFESNQPHRFRNPFETACVLISATTPANF, translated from the coding sequence TTGGACGTTGGTGCCCGTCTTAAAGCTATTCGCAAACTTAAAGGTTTGTCCCAGCGTGAACTGGCCAAACGCGCCGGTGTCACCAACAGCACCATCTCCATGATCGAGAAAAACAGCGTCAGTCCCTCGGTCAGTTCCCTGAAAAAAGTTCTATCCGGCATTCCCATGTCGCTGGTTGATTTCTTTTCCCTGGAACTGGAACAGGATGCCCAGCGTCAGGTGGTCTACCGGGCCGATGAACTGCTGGATATCGGCGCGGGGGAAGTGACCATGAAGCTGGTCGGCAAGGGTCACCCGAACCGGGCCTTCTCGTTCCTCAACGAAATCTACCCGCCCGGCTCCGATACCGGCCCGGATATGCTTAACCACGAAGGTGAAGAAGCCGGTATCGTGGTTAGCGGCCAGTTGGAGCTCACTGTTGGCAGCGAGATCTATATTCTCGACACCGGCGACAGTTACTACTTTGAAAGTAACCAGCCACACCGCTTCCGCAACCCGTTCGAAACGGCCTGCGTGCTGATCAGCGCCACGACCCCGGCAAACTTCTGA
- the alr gene encoding alanine racemase, translating into MRPAQALIDLNALRHNYQLAKSLSGRQALAVVKANAYGHGAVPCAQALAPLADGFAVACIEEALVLRDAGIDKPILLLEGWFEADELALIQRHRLWTVIHHHGQLHDLEQADIRQPLNVWLKLDSGMHRVGFMPEEYPAIWRALQAGGKVSSLTKMTHFSRADEPETGRTEQQLATFAAATRDLDGPSSLCNSPGVLAWPQAHGDWLRPGIMLYGATPFEFPQAQAEQLRPVMQLESRIIAVRQVAAGEPIGYGSRFVAPRDTRVGVVAMGYADGYPRHAKDGTPVLVDGQRTQLIGRVSMDMLTLDLTDLPGSGLGSLVRLWGTGLNASEVASWAATIPYQLFCNLNRVPRHYRG; encoded by the coding sequence ATGCGCCCAGCCCAAGCTCTGATCGATCTCAACGCCCTGCGCCACAATTACCAGCTGGCCAAGAGCCTGTCCGGCCGCCAGGCATTGGCGGTGGTCAAGGCCAATGCCTATGGCCACGGCGCCGTGCCCTGCGCCCAGGCGTTGGCGCCGCTAGCTGACGGTTTCGCGGTGGCCTGCATCGAAGAGGCGCTGGTACTGCGCGACGCGGGTATCGACAAGCCGATACTGCTGCTAGAGGGCTGGTTCGAGGCTGACGAGCTGGCGCTGATCCAGCGGCATCGGCTGTGGACCGTGATCCACCACCACGGCCAGTTACACGACCTTGAACAGGCAGATATCCGCCAGCCACTGAACGTCTGGCTCAAGCTCGACAGCGGCATGCACCGGGTCGGTTTCATGCCCGAGGAATATCCGGCGATCTGGCGCGCTTTGCAGGCTGGCGGCAAGGTTTCCAGTCTGACCAAGATGACTCACTTCTCGCGTGCCGACGAGCCTGAAACCGGCCGTACTGAGCAGCAACTGGCGACCTTCGCCGCGGCTACCCGGGATCTGGACGGGCCCAGCAGTCTGTGCAACTCCCCTGGCGTACTGGCCTGGCCACAGGCCCATGGCGACTGGCTGCGCCCCGGCATCATGCTCTACGGCGCTACCCCGTTCGAATTCCCGCAAGCCCAGGCTGAGCAGCTCAGACCGGTGATGCAGCTGGAGTCCCGGATCATTGCCGTGCGTCAGGTGGCGGCCGGCGAGCCGATTGGGTATGGCTCGCGCTTCGTGGCTCCGCGCGATACCCGGGTTGGGGTGGTTGCCATGGGCTATGCCGACGGCTATCCCCGGCATGCCAAAGACGGTACGCCGGTGCTGGTTGACGGCCAGCGCACGCAACTGATCGGTCGGGTGTCGATGGACATGCTGACCCTGGACCTGACTGACCTGCCGGGCAGTGGCTTGGGTAGCCTGGTACGGCTCTGGGGCACGGGTTTGAATGCCAGCGAAGTGGCCAGTTGGGCGGCAACCATTCCCTATCAGTTGTTCTGCAACCTCAACCGGGTGCCGCGTCATTATCGGGGCTGA
- a CDS encoding RidA family protein, with translation MSVQRLHTNRRMSQIVIHQNTVYLAGQVAADEDLASDAATQTRSTLQEIEKLLAEAGTDKTRILSVTIYLKDIDADFEAMNSVWDQWLPQGTAPARATVEAKLCEPEILVEMSVVAAL, from the coding sequence ATGTCCGTACAGCGTCTGCACACTAACCGCCGCATGAGCCAGATCGTCATCCACCAGAACACCGTGTATCTGGCCGGTCAGGTGGCAGCTGACGAGGATCTGGCCAGCGATGCCGCGACCCAGACCCGCAGCACTCTGCAGGAGATCGAGAAGCTGCTGGCCGAGGCTGGCACCGACAAGACCAGAATTCTGTCGGTGACCATTTACCTGAAGGACATTGATGCCGACTTCGAGGCAATGAACAGTGTCTGGGATCAGTGGCTGCCGCAAGGCACTGCCCCGGCCCGCGCGACAGTCGAGGCCAAGCTGTGCGAACCGGAGATTCTGGTGGAAATGTCGGTGGTGGCTGCACTCTAA
- a CDS encoding D-amino acid dehydrogenase: protein MQVLILGSGVIGITSAWYLAKAGHEVTVIDRQPGPGLETSFGNAGMISPGYSAPWAAPGVPVKALKWMMAEHAPLAIRPTADAFQYRWMMKMLANCTEARYAVNKERMMRLAEYSRDCLMDLRRDSGVDYEHRELGTLQLFRTQKQMDAAAQDIAVLERCNVPYQVLDRAGCVQFEPGLAPSADKIVGGLRLPNDETGDCHLFTTRLAAKCAELGVKFRYNCNIQELLSDGARVTGVRAGDEILRADSYVLALGSYSPQLLRSHGIDLPVYPVKGYSLTLPVSNPDMAPVSTVMDETYKVAITRFAERIRVGGMAELAGFDTELRDKRRATLEMVVGDLFPQGGDAAQASFWTGFRPMTPDGTPIIGATALRNLYLNTGHGTLGWTMSCGSSQLLADLMSGRKPAIRNEGFGIDRYTTYKETRRNVRTASAH, encoded by the coding sequence ATGCAGGTTCTCATTCTCGGTAGCGGTGTCATCGGCATCACCAGCGCCTGGTATCTGGCCAAGGCTGGCCATGAGGTCACCGTGATCGATCGCCAGCCCGGCCCCGGCCTGGAAACCAGCTTTGGCAACGCCGGCATGATCTCGCCCGGCTATTCCGCGCCCTGGGCCGCTCCCGGCGTGCCAGTCAAGGCGCTGAAGTGGATGATGGCCGAGCACGCACCACTGGCCATTCGGCCGACTGCTGATGCGTTCCAGTACCGCTGGATGATGAAGATGCTGGCCAACTGCACCGAGGCGCGTTATGCGGTCAACAAGGAACGCATGATGCGTCTGGCCGAATACAGCCGCGACTGCCTCATGGACCTGCGTCGCGACAGTGGCGTCGACTACGAACACCGTGAACTCGGCACCCTGCAATTGTTCCGCACCCAGAAGCAGATGGACGCCGCTGCCCAGGACATCGCCGTACTGGAGCGCTGCAATGTGCCTTACCAGGTGCTGGACCGGGCTGGCTGCGTACAGTTCGAGCCGGGCCTGGCACCCAGTGCCGACAAAATTGTCGGCGGTCTGCGCCTACCCAACGACGAAACCGGTGATTGCCACCTGTTTACCACCCGGCTGGCGGCCAAGTGCGCCGAGCTGGGGGTCAAATTCCGTTATAACTGCAACATTCAGGAGCTGCTCAGCGATGGTGCGCGAGTCACCGGCGTGCGCGCCGGCGACGAGATCCTGCGGGCCGACAGCTATGTGCTGGCGCTGGGCAGCTACTCGCCGCAACTGCTGCGCAGCCATGGCATCGATCTGCCGGTCTACCCGGTCAAGGGCTATTCACTGACCCTGCCGGTCAGCAACCCCGATATGGCCCCGGTATCGACCGTGATGGACGAAACCTACAAGGTCGCCATTACCCGTTTCGCTGAGCGTATCCGGGTCGGCGGCATGGCAGAATTGGCCGGTTTCGATACCGAACTGCGCGACAAGCGCCGGGCTACCCTGGAAATGGTGGTCGGCGATCTGTTCCCGCAGGGCGGTGATGCTGCTCAGGCCAGCTTCTGGACCGGATTCCGGCCGATGACCCCGGACGGCACGCCGATCATTGGTGCAACCGCGCTGCGTAATCTTTACCTGAACACCGGTCATGGCACGTTGGGCTGGACCATGTCCTGTGGCTCCAGCCAGTTGCTGGCCGATCTGATGAGCGGCCGCAAGCCGGCCATTCGCAACGAAGGTTTCGGCATCGACCGTTACACCACCTACAAGGAGACTCGCCGGAATGTCCGTACAGCGTCTGCACACTAA
- a CDS encoding Lrp/AsnC ligand binding domain-containing protein: MKTRRASSRELDKIDRHILRILQQEGRISYVELGERVGLSTTPCMERVKRLEREKFILGYGAQLNPHKLQANLLVFVEISLASKSADIFDDFRRAAIKLPHVLECHLVSGDFDYLLKARISEMTSYRKLLGDILLKLPGVRESKSYIVMEEIKETLAIPIPDDE, from the coding sequence ATGAAAACACGCAGAGCCTCCAGCCGCGAACTGGACAAGATCGACCGACATATCCTGCGCATCCTCCAGCAGGAGGGGCGGATTTCCTATGTCGAGCTGGGCGAGCGGGTGGGGCTGTCGACTACGCCATGCATGGAGCGGGTCAAACGTCTGGAGCGGGAGAAATTCATCCTCGGCTATGGTGCCCAACTGAACCCGCACAAGTTGCAGGCCAATCTGCTGGTGTTCGTCGAGATCAGCCTGGCATCGAAGTCGGCAGATATCTTCGACGACTTTCGCCGGGCAGCGATCAAGCTGCCGCATGTGCTGGAGTGCCATCTGGTCTCCGGCGACTTCGATTATCTGCTCAAGGCGCGGATCTCCGAAATGACCTCGTACCGCAAACTGCTCGGCGACATCCTGCTCAAGCTGCCAGGGGTACGCGAGTCGAAGAGCTATATCGTCATGGAAGAGATCAAGGAGACGTTGGCGATCCCTATACCCGACGACGAATAA